From a region of the Besnoitia besnoiti strain Bb-Ger1 chromosome I, whole genome shotgun sequence genome:
- a CDS encoding zinc finger, C3HC4 type (RING finger) domain-containing protein (encoded by transcript BESB_007980), producing the protein MNGNSGHRQFGSGTGSSQHEETQEAALSSSTSQAVGGEVSRGASTLSPSSPLTLSLLLDEAASAADVEDDVVFQMWLDQEAVLERALPLHDILAREEAVERALVASMAAMGRTDLDSFLAMIQQPLLLLHQSSYWRGAGIAQGSQGSRGWARLWGFDAAVRVAGGTGGAGAGERSRPLSEAEISRNTRRWTFRNRETKATKQKDSAVAKCAKGACSCGQEEGAPPARRASVGYSGSNLPRSSTCSTLCKEAKKRSTYQSSIVAQPPLPPGAAGVREQFSGGCGSTSMRHITAGSPALSAGGGRRAGEGSCVNSTGNGADRGKDEEQTDSEDSSRCCSICLAEYQTGDDMMTLRCMHMFHHHCVHDWLTHSGRRVCPLCLVTIIESEGKGEEEFKIREPSAGDIAERGAARAACGDTTENGGTGEEYREEQAEVGYET; encoded by the coding sequence ATGAATGGAAACAGCGGTCACCGTCAATTTGGGAGCGGAACGGGCAGCAGCCAGCATGAAGAGACCCAGGAAGCGGCGCTGTCTTCATCAACGTCGCAGGCTGTTGGCGGCGAAGtttctcgcggcgcctctacACTTTCTCCGTCTAGTCCCTTGACCTTGAGCCTTTTGCTAGACGAGGCCGCATCCGCGGCAGACGTCGAAGATGACGTCGTATTCCAGATGTGGCTAGACCAGGAGGCAGTACTTGAGCGAGCTCTTCCGCTACACGACATTCTTGCAAGGGAGGAGGCTGTGGAGCGCGCGTTGGTGGCGTCCATGGCAGCTATGGGTCGGACAGATCTCGATTCGTTCCTTGCGATGATTCAGCAGCCACTGCTTCTACTCCATCAAAGCAGCTATTGGAGGGGCGCCGGTATCGCCCAGGGGTCCCAGGGATCTCGCGGGTGGGCGCGCCTGTGGGGTTTCGACGCTGCTGTTCGTGTAGCCGGAGGCACCGGAGGGGCAGGGGCAGGCGAACGAAGTCGGCCTCTTTCGGAGGCAGAGATATCTAGAAACACGCGACGATGGACGTTCCGGAACCGAGAGACGAAAGCAACTAAGCAGAAGGACTCGGCTGTAGCAAAATGTGCAAAAGGGGCATGTTCGTGTGGCCAGGAAGAAGGTGCACCACCGGCGAGGCGTGCTAGCGTAGGATATTCAGGTAGCAATCTCCCGAGGTCGTCCACTTGCTCCACGCTGTGTAAAGAGGCAAAGAAACGATCCACCTACCAGTCGAGCATTGTGGCACAGCCTCCTCTGCCACCTGGAGCCGCCGGAGTCCGCGAGCAGTTTTCCGGAGGGTGTGGGAGCACTTCCATGAGACACATAACAGCAGGCTCACCTGCGCTGTCTGCTGGTGGCGGCCGGCGAGCCGGAGAGGGGAGCTGTGTAAACTCAACGGGAAACGGTGCGGACCGTGGTAAAGACGAGGAGCAAACAGATTCCGAAGACAGCAGCCGATGCTGTAGCATCTGCCTGGCTGAGTATCAAACAGGAGACGACATGATGACACTGAGGTGCATGCACATGTTTCATCATCATTGCGTCCACGATTGGCTCACTCACAGCGGCCGTCGGGTGTGCCCTCTGTGTCTCGTAACAATTATAGAAAGCGAAGGtaagggagaggaagagttCAAAATCAGAGagccctccgccggcgatATAGCAGAGCGAGGTGCGGCAAGAGCAGCATGCGGGGACACCACTGAGAACGGGGGAACTGGAGAAGAGTATCGTGAAGAGCAAGCCGAAGTAGGGTACGAAACATGA
- a CDS encoding putative histone kinase SNF1 (encoded by transcript BESB_007990) → MEPSPAGPSGACSSSSPAASAGASASATPSASASSPVVLAAAVAAAASGGVTGATIGPYRLGSTLGVGTFGKVKLGYHNVTGQKVAVKIINKAKMEMMDMYEKIRREISILQCLHHPHVIRLYELIDTPTDIFMVMEYVQGGELFDHIVQKSRLPEYEARRFFQQIVSGVDYCHRHMICHRDLKPENVLLDTNMNVKVGDFGLSNFMRDGEFLKTSCGSPNYASPEVVSGKAYAGPEVDVWSCGVILYALLCGSLPFDDEHVPNLFKKIKHGNFILPGHLSEASRNLIVRMLVVDPAKRISLSEIRQHPWFTQNLPAYLQSCYMGNPLLTRVDPLIVMQMKKLGYDVDEKDLNILTAVGTFPTRETVAYQLLADRRAKQSSFSNMLQAFCKDSPPVFAPEFQRLAASISSSEPPVSFPSFASTGAGSSGAHPFFSSPQNYYAPSARSSSGTLATAGTSSPPLQGSAANGGCAMNNESLSPGPGTRAQGVSTPRWKLGVEAAFDAPVLITAIVNTLKACDYEWLLLSPYQVRCRPIRRPSSASLNASPSLRPYDAVSPLSTVAARESQLPKERRGEGERRDPEPDDEAATGLASTAPDNILLTIQLFKIASSRYIVDVQLFDGATMPGMSEALWITSAIYSALTQLQQQQQHRMNSPPAGGSNASASSSPPPPGSGASSPPSSYSSAAPRPTGSLHHRGGRACAGDGRGEGTDAGDTRESLGGVRASPGDTARSLRAEAGHEFREPKREEVEAATGAADGGGGAGRRREDGGIPYGAEGSTQPARESPAVRDGRRDLRSRFGGEDARIREERRVPCAREEARKDSVRESGTRALTTADLHREAAWAHGSPVVIAAAEGGGGDGR, encoded by the exons ATGGagccctcgccggcggggcCGTCTGGGGCCtgctcgtcgtcttctcccgcggcttcggccggcgcctctgcgtcggcgacgccctccgcctcggcctcgtcccccgtcgtgctcgccgccgcggtcgctgcggcggcaagcggcgGAGTGACGGGCGCGACGATTGGGCCCTACCGGCTCGGCTCGACGCTCGGCGTCGGGACCTTCGGAAAAGTTAAAC TGGGCTACCACAACGTGACGGGCCAGAAGGTGGCGGTGAAGATCATCAACAAAGCCAAGATGGAAATGATGGACATGTACGAGAAGATCCGCAGAGAAATCAGCATTCTGCAGTGTTTGCACCACCCCCACGTGATTCGGCTCTACGAGCTCATCGACACGCCGACAGACATCTTCATGGTCATGGAGTACGTGCAAG GTGGCGAGCTCTTTGATCACATCGTGCAGAAGTCCCGGCTCCCCGAGTACGAGGCGCGCCGGTTTTTTCAGCAGATCGTCTCTGGTGTGGACTACTGCCACCGGCACATG ATTTGCCACCGGGACTTAAAGCCGGAGAACGTGTTGCTCGACACAAACATGAACGTGAAGGTGGGCGACTTTGGCTTGTCCAACTTcatgcgcgacggcgagttCCTGAAGACTTCGTGTGGATCGCCGAACTACGCGTCGCCCGAGGTTGTCTCTGGGAAGGCGTACGCAGGGCCGGAAGTCGACGTCTGGAGCTGTGGCGTCATTCTCTacgccctcctctgcggctcgctgccCTTTGACGACGAGCACGTCCCGAATCTCTTCAAAAAAATCAAACACG GCAACTTCATCTTGCCGGGGCATCTGTCGGAGGCGAGTCGCAACCTGATTGTGCGCATGCTCGTCGTCGATCCGGCGAAACGCATTTCGCTGAGTGAAATTCGCCAGCATCCGTGGTTCACGCAGAACCTGCCGGCGTACCTGCAGAGCTGCTACATGGGAAACCCGCTCCTGACGCGCGTAGACCCGCTCATCGTCATGCAAATGAAGAAG CTGGGCTACGATGTCGACGAGAAGGACTTGAACATCTTGACTGCCGTAGGCACGTTTCCCACGCGCGAGACCGTCGCCTATCAACTGCTCGCGGATCGCAGAGCCAAGCAGTCCTCCTTCTCAA ATATGCTGCAAGCGTTTTGCAAGGACTCGCCGCCGGTCTTCGCACCTGAGTTTCAGCGCCTTGCCGCGTCGATATCCTCCTCAGAGCCGCCAGTCTCCTTTCCGTCCTTCGCCAGCACAGGG GCCGGCTCTTCGGGTGCTCACCCGTTTTTTTCGAGTCCGCAGAACTACTACGCGCCCTCGGCTCGCTCGAGTTCGGGCACTTTGGCGACGGCGGGCACCagttcgccgcctctgcaagGCTCTGCCGCaaacggcggctgcgcgatgAACAACGAATCGCTCTCGCCAGGGCCCGGCACCCGCGCGCAGGGCGTCTCGACGCCTCGCTGGAAactcggcgtcgaggcggcgtTCGATGCGCCAGTCTTGATCACCGCG ATCGTTAACACGTTGAAGGCCTGCGACTACGAGTGGCTGCTGCTGTCACCGTACCAAGTCCGCTGCAGGCCGATTCGGAGGCCTTCGTCGGCCTCGCTGaacgcgtcgccctctctgcgtccgtACGATGCCGTTTCGCCGCTGTCCaccgtcgctgcgcgcgagagtCAGCTGCCGAAAGAGCggcggggcgagggcgagagacgcgaccCAGAGCccgacgacgaagcggcCACCGGGCTCGCCTCAACGGCTCCTGACAACATTCTCCTCACGATTCAACTTTTCAAAATCGCCTCCAGTCGCTACATTGTCGACGTCCAGCTCTTCGATGGAGCCACGATGC CGGGGATGTCTGAAGCGTTGTGGATTACGTCGGCGATTTACTCGGCCttgacgcagctgcagcagcagcagcagcaccgaATGAACTCTCCtccggcgggcggcagcaacgcgtccgcgtcttcgtcgccgcctccacccgggtcgggcgcctcttcgccgccatcCTCTTACTCGTCCGCAGCTCCGCGTCCAACGGGCTCTTTGCACcaccgcggagggcgagcgtgcgcgggcgacggccgcggagaagggacAGACGCGGGCGACACCCGCGAGTCGCTGGGCGGCGTCCGAGCCTCGCCTGGCGACACTGCGCGAAGCCTGCGGGCGGAGGCTGGCCATGAGTTCAGGGAAccgaagcgagaagaggtCGAAGCCGCGACTGGGGCAgctgacggcggcggaggcgcagggcggcgaagagaagacggcggGATCCCGTACGGGGCCGAAGGCAGCACTCAgccggcgcgagagagcccAGCAGTGAGGGATGGAAGGCGAGATTTGAGAAGCAGGTTTGGCGGGGAGGACGCAAGGATTCGAGAAGAACGCAGAGTCCCGTgtgcgagagaggaagcgaggaaggaCAGTGTTCGAGAGAGTGGAACGCGCGCGCTGACCACTGCGGATCTacacagagaggccgcgtgGGCTCACGGATCGCCTGTTGTcatcgccgcagcggaagggggagggggcgatGGGCGCTGA
- a CDS encoding hypothetical protein (encoded by transcript BESB_008000), translated as MAYAARHLSRLPLPSAAARPTAGARILPGEALRRLQGGASPLCASFSFSRSFASSSLSSAPVSESPRLPRAGLQNSQPVFLSTVRGCGSRSSRGCCGALRALSSPLSAFASSRVLGSLSSAAQPGAAASLALSSLSSVRAARASAFVSSSNASPLRAFSSAGADGTPEGASPPASSSAGAASAASRAGEKARFLEFCEVASGVPLTSPAVTPGQKEWIFSPEEERGVKSPGGFLGLVFAFNQKFSRLKDLGFFVLLSCKQGARQALVLLSEELVAGIQEERDLVQMLADREKQKVEKGEDDERKVAAAPAAELLGGTGGNASAEEPADLEKRIAGAESTEAKKADGNEAEEDYHGMGALLSKGRGLENLKTCVSEPLLTGLQLKVGEAVDAGCRLTFDVNSLQKVYITRMWTVCGTSADPHAAVVPRSSYLVPITPFLHAVLPQSANSSFFLTSQYMRACGGLLLKGNPAASLVKKGDDADFSDAEDERGGDKGDKKQDEGEGKRDREEERGAGFSGDFGSAAAGANKAPLSFPERMRKVMERLELLEEALGKGIAVVMEAQVLCRQRFAVHDKNRKLLFGSEDEEQVIHTLRFQLTARKDGKQWGIPTFQPSSWTLVDWNGLVGSEYPCDVSALRNVVVLEKNEELPKGKKLCYD; from the exons ATGGCGTACGCAGCGCGCCAcctctcgcgtctccctcttccttccgccgcggctcgcccgaCCGCCGGCGCACGGATACTTCCTGGCGAGGCtttgcggcgcctgcagggcgGCGCATCGCCCTTGtgcgcgtctttctctttctctcgttcgttcgcttcctcctctctctcttctgcaccTGTTagcgagtctccgcgcctgcctcgcgcgggtCTGCAAAACTCGCAGCCGGTCTTCTTGTCGActgtccgcggctgcggctctcgcagcagccgcggatgctgcggcgcgctgcgcgctctctcgtcgcctctTTCCGCATTTGCTTCGTCGCGAGTGTTAGGCAGCctctcttccgctgcgcagcccggcgccgcagcctcgctcgcgtTGTCGTCCCTTTCCTctgtgcgcgccgcgcgcgcgtctgcgtttgTCTCTTCGTCTAATGCGtcgcccctccgcgccttttccagcgcgggcgccgacggcacTCCCgaaggcgcgtcgccgcctgcgagcagctccgcgggcgccgcttcGGCCGCCAGTCGCGCaggggagaaggcgcggtTTCTTGAGTTCTGCGAAGTGGCTTCTGGCGTGCCGCTCACGTCGCCCGCGGTGACGCCGGGACAAAAGGAGTGGATCTTCTCGCCCGAAGAGGAGCGCGGGGTGAAGTCTCCCGGCGGCTTCCTCGGGCTCGTTTTCGCGTTCAACCAAAAGTTCTCGCGACTGAAGGACTTGGGTTTCTTCGTGCTGCTGTCCTGCAAGCAGGGCGCACGCCAGGCGCTGGTCCTGCTCTCCGAAGAGCTCGTGGCGGGCATTCAGGAGGAGCGCGACTTAGTGCAGATGCTCGCTGAcagggagaagcagaaagtcgagaaaggcgaggacgacgagagaaaggttgctgccgcgccggcggcggagctcttGGGCGGCACAGGGGGCAACGCTAGCGCGGAGGAGCCCGCGGACTTGGAGAAGAGGATCGCTGGAGCTGAGTCCActgaggcgaagaaggcagacgggaacgaggccgaggaggacTACCACGGCATGGGGGCATTGCTGAGCAAAGGCAGAGGCCTCGAAAACCTGAAAACCTGCGTAAGCGAGCCACTTCTTACCGGCCTGCAGCTCAAAGTCGGCGAGGCGGTCGACGCCGGCTGTCGCCTCACCTTCGACGTGAACTCGCTTCAAAAGGTCTACATCACGCGCATGTGGACGGTCTGCG GCACGTCCGCGGATCCGCATGCAGCAGTTGTCCCGCGCTCGTCGTACTTGGTCCCCATCACGCCGTTTCTCCACGCAGTTCTTCCGCAGTCGGCGAATTCTTCGTTCTTCCTCACCTCGCAGTATATGCGGGCATGCGGAGGCCTGCTGCTGAAAGGCAaccccgccgcgtcgctagtgaagaagggcgacgacgcagacttCTCGGATGCAGAggacgagcgcggcggcgacaaaGGCGACAAGAAACaggacgagggagagggcaAACGCGAtagggaagaagagcgcggcgcaggcttcAGCGGTGACttcggcagcgcggcggcaggcgcgaacAAGGCGCCTCTTTCTTTTCCAG AGCGAATGAGGAAAGTCATGGAGAGGCTGGAGCTGCTCGAAGAGGCGCTGGGAAAAGGCATCGCAGTCGTCATGGAGGCGCAGGTGCTTTGTCGGCAGCGATTCGCCGTGCATGACAAAAACCGAAAG CTGCTGTTTGGAAGTGAGGACGAGGAGCAGGTGATTCACACGCTGCGCTTCCAGCTCACAGCCCGCAAAGACGGCAA GCAGTGGGGTATTCCTACATTCCAGCCCTCGTCGTGGACGCTCGTAGACTGGAACGGGCTCGTCGGCTCCGAGTACCCCTGCGACGTCAGCGCCCTCCGCAATGTCGTCGTCT TGGAGAAGAACGAGGAACTGCCCAAGGGAAAGAAGCTGTGCTACGACTGA
- a CDS encoding hypothetical protein (encoded by transcript BESB_008010) codes for MNREVRRTGLERSDGLSNQLPYVTHLYDGQGTLRRLAGENTPHQRVRRPPESQGQPRVRAGTQPLVAPRGGRAFQYVSAPQTYATRAPYGVQQQPRILPPLQSRSFPTRQPYAPSQQTFAPTQQPYSNPPQPYMPVQQPCAPAQEPLLSYPAMYTLPQPTCAVQMQQAIMAPELRSHDDILQDLATTVSRARVLLSALVQARHASTSAVAPVVQQYHGPVLQQIVLPQPMTAMQIVQPAIGTPTEAQATAGSLPRFSGAQGRRQRATLPGARSHHAPRLPGTVAQFPTPSPPASDRELNLAPTAGNVQVSVVRPTPVQQPLLAQRLAPGRAISPGSSQSEGVSSLKPQPNTQLPPRGVDAQHKLSVLGAAADESAARASAAAWLESRTEASRLPFLKAVGAEREAIKTEKGGSLSSSTPIEDAENAANVLMKRSYSLWSDETEGSARAEKCSTSLFSVDFSPCLTSPEETPSTPSVAALLWSQGVVAASSKQEVRSLVKHEHPSIGDLAENATLDTSTYADPTRHLAHRHAGHPPAPLKPGIMPPGEIHRTAQDVAGEKAESQTTSPLQTSSVPSRRPPTEATDPSSQRSNVQQKERAPAGPQADCPPGGAVRKESETGEAPGATAGARNDSAARATYASLFKESSLSSVRMPTFMRRQPVREEGGHSPSRQEPLPTHASEGAGHPKHRGNRGGSNRRHPRYKETERFSSTNGRVFYRTVSSSAETSTVPPRRSQHRGTPCASVRRASTKRERVAQAETLISSTARSSRPAIPTDRPLNPVSDLAPSPGKRGGAHKSSASGKETVTEWSSKSYSHSRDSAEKNRESGRHSGASLTRTTAYVEAVKEGTTDLASPRAAGIRRALPNVAKGEKGAHEGGERSDETTTKQTSNPEKRAAAEVAAQPSREWKSGRSTDAGSSMQSEAAHHSTLGGLKEELAGPHDSYRRAIDSEDGGPAGEKELVSANEADEGERGGAETGLPERPPGDAGSHQEPRRTKSKKVKHAQQSKKKEKSDQTKVADREAKLRPTKDSPQGSPVPVVQGKEADGEIQDAEVRTRRGDRKTQRRDKTTSKVGREETLALPPAAAEAAPPRPLPELHFPEPPPTTEQEQAPQMIGALAEASNVKEAIEVLLTKVQTSLSSSNGSTEPHDSQSGVTVDANDTPAATPDNLEVYESLNRLKALSLQMLDQSRDLRATLEDMSNTGDEEESFQNILRLDVRHKDGQWNSDERALAFRAEAFQLAFLAKTRVLRKVFEHTVQEVQKSLDMMSDPTGDGALDQQVVVPEAEVVMIRRGLARAIDAAARARALEEQRIQRFDIVASLRFRQQVVASRDHARRNVDACIAATVKRLEQESLAAAATGDGGQPATTHTDITGQAKGTAGKSAARSFAPAEDKAKSIHELEEIAAAVWNNLQKQKEVVSQAVNDLLASPQPSTVPMVEKLMARLGASAQVAAEALWGQLCLHGLCERLELTPEENDVRERYARDIMAFHERAESCIATFCQKKREAALAALLREETTKKVMEKDSLIPKVDEVG; via the coding sequence ATGAACAGAGAGGTACGTCGAACAGGTCTCGAACGGTCTGACGGTCTCTCTAATCAGCTTCCGTATGTGACACACCTATATGATGGGCAAGGAACCCTGAGACGACTCGCAGGAGAGAACACGCCTCACCAAAGAGTCAGGCGACCACCAGAATCCCAGGGACAGCCCCGTGTGCGAGCTGGAACACAGCCACTCGTGGCACCTCGTGGTGGCCGCGCTTTCCAGTATGTCTCCGCTCCACAGACTTACGCGACCCGTGCTCCATACGGAGTCCAGCAGCAGCCCCGCATTCTCCCCCCCCTACAATCACGCTCGTTCCCCACCCGACAGCCGTATGCGCCGTCTCAACAGACATTTGCGCCTACGCAACAGCCATATTCGAACCCCCCACAGCCATACATGCCCGTCCAACAGCCATGTGCCCCTGCCCAGGAGCCCCTACTGAGTTACCCCGCGATGTATACACTTCCTCAGCCGACGTGTGCTGTCCAGATGCAGCAGGCGATCATGGCACCTGAGTTAAGGTCGCACGATGATATCCTACAAGACCTGGCTACAACAGTGTCGCGGGCAAGAGTCCTGTTGAGTGCCCTTGTGCAAGCGAGACATGCCTCGACGTCCGCTGTGGCTCCAGTGGTACAGCAGTACCATGGACccgtgctgcagcagatTGTCTTGCCACAGCCTATGACTGCCATGCAGATAGTCCAGCCCGCGATCGGGACACCCACCGAAGCGCAAGCTACTGCAGGTTCCTTGCCAAGGTTTTCAGGAGCCCAAggccggcgacagcgcgctaCGCTGCCGGGGGCGCGCAGCCACCACGCGCCTCGTTTGCCTGGTACGGTTGCTCAGTTTCCAACTCCTTCACCGCCCGCGAGTGACCGCGAGTTGAACCTAGCGCCCACCGCTGGAAACGTTCAAGTATCAGTCGTCCGGCCCACCCCTGTCCAACAGCctctgctcgcgcagcgactcGCTCCGGGTCGAGCTATCAGCCCGGGCTCATCTCAATCGGAGGGCGTCTCCAGTCTCAAACCTCAGCCAAACACACAGCTTCCACCACGTGGCGTTGACGCACAGCACAAGCTTTCCGTtctcggcgcagcggcagatgaatcggctgcgcgtgcctccgcagcagcctGGCTAGAGTCTCGAACTGAGGCCTCAAGGTTGCCTTTCCTGAAGGCTGTTGGAGCTGAGAGAGAAGCTATTAAGACGGAAAAAGGCGGCAGCCTCTCGTCGAGCACGCCAATTGAGGATGCGGAGAACGCTGCCAACGTTTTGATGAAGCGGTCGTATTCGCTTTGGTCAGATGAAACTGAAGGGTCAGCTCGTGCAGAAAAATGTAGCACTTCCCTGTTTTCAGTGGACTTCAGTCCCTGTCTAACATCcccggaggagacgccctCGACGCCTTCAGTTGCGGCGTTACTCTGGTCGCAAGGCGTCGTTGCTGCATCATCGAAACAAGAGGTGCGTAGCTTAGTGAAACATGAGCATCCAAGCATTGGCGACCTGGCGGAGAATGCGACCCTGGATACTTCTACGTATGCTGACCCCACCCGGCATCTAGCACATCGCCATGCTGGCCATCCTCCCGCACCACTAAAGCCAGGAATCATGCCGCCTGGCGAAATTCATCGTACAGCTCAGGACGTGGctggagagaaggcagagagccagacgacgtcgccgctgcagacctCATCTgtgccttcgcgccgcccccctaCGGAGGCTACGGACCCCTCATCTCAGCGAAGCAACGTGCAACAAAAAGAGAGAGCGCCGGCTGGGCCGCAGGCGGACTGCCCGCCTGGTGGTGCGGTTAGAAAGGAGTCTGAAACGGGTGAAGCTCCAGGTGCTACTGCAGGAGCACGAAACGACAGTGCCGCTAGGGCAACGTATGCTAGTTTATTTAAGGAGAgctcgctgtcttctgtgCGGATGCCCACATTTATGCGCCGTCAACCCGTTCGTGAAGAAGGCGGGCACTCTCCGTCCAGGCAGGAACCTCTGCCTACACATGCATCAGAGGGCGCCGGTCACCCAAAGCATCGAGGGAACCGTGGAGGCTCAAACCGCCGGCATCCGCGCTACAAAGAGACGGAACGGTTCTCATCAACAAATGGAAGAGTGTTCTACAGGACggtttcctcctccgcggagacGTCTACTGTACCACCCCGCAGATCCCAGCACCGGGGGACCCCATGCGCAAGTGTAAGGCGGGCCAGCACGAAAAGGGAGCGTGTAGCACAAGCAGAGACACTGATATCTTCTACTGCACGCTCGTCCCGGCCGGCGATTCCCACTGACCGACCGCTCAATCCCGTCAGTGACCTTGCTCCATCCCCGggaaagagaggaggcgcacaTAAGAGTAGCGCTTCTGGTAAGGAGACGGTCACCGAATGGTCAAGCAAGAGCTATTCGCACAGCCGTGACAGCGCTGAAAAGAACAGAGAGAGTGGCCGTCATTCCGGGGCATCCCTGACTCGCACAACGGCGTACGTGGAAGCTGTAAAAGAAGGAACAACTGATCTAGCGTCACCCCGTGCGGCCGGCATACGTCGGGCACTACCTAACGTTGCCAAAGGGGAGAAAGGTGCtcacgaaggaggcgaaaggTCTGACGAAACTACAACGAAACAGACTAGCAATccggagaagcgcgcggcggcagaggtgGCTGCCCAACCGTCAAGGGAATGGAAGTCTGGAAGATCCACGGACGCAGGGAGTTCGATGCAGTCGGAAGCCGCTCATCATTCGACTCTCGGCGGTTTAAAAGAGGAGCTGGCAGGCCCTCATGACAGCTATCGACGGGCGATCGATTCAGAAGACGGCGGTCCGGCCGGAGAAAAAGAGCTCGTCAGCGCTAACGAAGCAGATGAAGGAGAGCGCGGGGGGGCGGAAACTGGGCTTCCGGAACGACcgccaggcgacgcgggaaGCCATCAGGAGCCCCGTCGAACAAAATCCAAGAAGGTAAAACACGCCCAACAAAGTAAAAAAAAGGAGAAATCGGACCAAACCAAAGTTGCTGACAGGGAAGCGAAGCTTCGCCCTACTAAGGACTCACCGCAAGGCTCTCCGGTACCTGTTGTGCAAGGGAAGGAAGCGGACGGGGAGATACAGGACGCTGAGGTACGCACTAGGCGCGGGGATCGGAAGACACAAAGACGAGATAAAACGACATCAAAGGTAGGTCGTGAAGAGACGTTGGCCCTTcctccagctgcggcagaggcagcgccgccaagACCACTGCCAGAACTTCATTTTCCGGAACCTCCGCCAACGACGGAACAAGAGCAGGCACCGCAGATGATAGGCGCGCTGGCTGAAGCCTCAAACGTAAAAGAAGCAATTGAAGTTTTGCTTACCAAGGTGCAAACATCTTTATCGTCCTCTAACGGCAGTACAGAGCCACACGACAGTCAATCTGGCGTTACTGTGGACGCTAATGACACGCCGGCTGCGACGCCAGACAACTTGGAGGTGTACGAGTCGTTGAATCGGTTGAAAGCGTTATCTTTACAAATGTTAGATCAATCGAGGGATCTGAGGGCGACTCTCGAAGACATGAGCAACACTGGAGATGAGGAAGAATCCTTCCAAAACATTTTAAGGCTCGACGTTCGCCATAAGGATGGACAGTGGAACAGTGATGAACGCGCATTAGCATTTAGAGCAGAGGCGTTTCAGTTAGCATTCCTTGCGAAGACAAGGGTTCTTCGCAAGGTATTTGAACACACTGTACAGGAGGTTCAGAAATCCCTCGATATGATGAGCGACCCAACCGGCGACGGGGCTCTTGATCAACAAGTCGTCGTGCCAGAAGCTGAGGTCGTAATGATACGGAGGGGACTAGCAAGAGCCATCGATGCAGCTGCAAGGGCAAGAGCTCTGGAAGAGCAACGCATACAACGATTCGATATCGTCGCTTCACTGCGATTTCGCCAGCAGGTTGTCGCCAGCCGCGATCATGCCCGCAGAAACGTTGACGCCTGCATCGCCGCAACTGTCAAAAGGCTTGAACAGGAAtcactcgccgccgcagcgacgggcGACGGTGGGCAGCCTGCAACGACACATACAGACATAACAGGACAGGCGAAAGGTACAGCCGGAAAATCCGCCGCTCGCAGTTTTGCACCCGCAGAAGACAAAGCGAAGTCGATTCATGAACTGGAGGAAATCGCCGCCGCCGTATGGAATAACCTACAAAAGCAGAAGGAGGTTGTATCTCAGGCGGTGAACGACCTTCTTGCCTCTCCTCAGCCGTCGACAGTCCCTATGGTTGAGAAGCTGATGGCCCGACTGGGCGCCTCAGCGCAGGTAGCCGCAGAAGCTCTGTGGGGGCAGCTATGCCTACACGGGCTATGTGAAAGGCTTGAGCTGACGCCCGAGGAGAATGACGTGCGTGAAAGGTACGCCCGCGATATCATGGCGTTTCACGAACGAGCCGAATCGTGCATCGCGACGTTCTGccagaagaaaagagaggccgcactcgccgctctccttcgAGAAGAGACCACCAAAAAAGTAATGGAGAAAGACAGCTTGATTCCGAAGGTTGACGAGGTAGGATAG